One stretch of Halichoerus grypus chromosome 8, mHalGry1.hap1.1, whole genome shotgun sequence DNA includes these proteins:
- the RPAP1 gene encoding RNA polymerase II-associated protein 1 encodes MLSRPKPGESEVDLLRFQSQFLATGAAPAVQLVKKGNRGGGNTNLDQPLLQDRRDVVTLDNLPDSPPALVPAPPKRARPSPGCPLPEHEDPEERLNRHDQHITAVLTKIIERDTSSVAVNLPVPSGVAFPPVFHRSQERQGKSATSGKRSIFAQEIAAKKASEARVPPVREVVSTLDPPEGTASCEALTPREQGCQLPWGSRGFQGPHLVTGRGLGSQDAEQEAQTIHEENIAKLQAMAPEEILREQQRLLAQLDPNVVAFLRSHNRTHEQAAEKATEQQRPGGHSAEVTGDKPIVPTSAREPRQEDDPDPGAPALALPVTPHKEWVHMDTVELEKLHWTQDLPPLRRQRTQERMQARFNLQGELLAPDVDLPTHLGLHHHGEEAERAGYSLQELFHLTRSQVSQQRALALHVLAQVIGRAQAGEFGDRLVGSVLRLLLDAGFLFLLRFSLDDRVDGVIAAAVRALRALLVAPGDEELLDSTFSWYHGALVFPLMPSQEDKEDDEDEDEEHPAEKAKRKSPEEGSQPPSDLARHDVIKGLLATNLLPRLRYVLEVTCPAPSVVLDILAVLIRLARHSLESATRVLECPRLIETVVREFLPTSWSLMGVGPAPSLHKMPCATAMKLLRVLASAGRNIAARLLSSFDLRSRLCRFIAEAPQEMALPPEEAETLSTEAFRLWAVAASYGQGGDFYRELYPVLMRALQAVPGELSTQPPRPLSVQRIASLLTLLAQLTLAASSTAPEPSSDAAGAGVSATPSSITWTQVSGLQPLVEPCLRQTLKLLPRPEMWQALSPVPTACLLFLDAYYQAWSQQPSLCPGDWLQDMERLSESLLLPLLRTPTLGGLWDSLGSCSPLCNPQFCVRAPEALPSLVSLGSTGGHPSLSLAGSASPFPFLTALLSLFNTLARIHKGLCDQLAAVLAAPGLQNYFLQCLAPVAAPPLTPLSAWVLRHEYHLQYLALILAQRAATVQPDLAINAALHHSMVLALLGRLLPGSEHLAHELLLSCVFRLEFLPERASGGPEAADFSDRLSLGSGKDSGCGRGALLAQACQDLPSIRSCYLTHCSLAGASLLASQALYRGELQRVPGLLLPVPKEPLLPTDWPFLPLIHLYHQASDTPSGLPPADTVGTALRALQWVLVLESWRPQALWAVPPAARLARLMCVFLVDSELFRETPVQYLVAALLARLCQPKVLPDLKLDCPLPGLASFPDLYASFLEHFEAVSYGDHLFGALVLLPLQRRFSVTLRLALFGEHVGALRALGLPLTQLPVSLECYTEPPEDNLALLQLYFRALVTGALCPRWCPVLYAVAVAHVNSFIFSQDPKSSDEVKAARRSLLQKTWLLADEGLRQHLLHYKLPDSALPEGFELYPQLPPLRQQYLQRLTSGMLQNGVSEA; translated from the exons ATGCTGTCGAGACCAAAGCCAGGGGAGTCCGAGGTGGACCTGCTGCGCTTCCAGAGTCAGTTTCTTGCAACTGGTGCAGCTCCAGCAGTACAACTGGTGAAGAAAGGAAATAGGGGAGGTGGCAACACTAACCTGGACCAGCCTCTGCTGCAGGATCGTCGGGATGTGGTGACACTGGACA atctCCCAGATTCGCCCCCAGCTTTGGTTCCTGCTCCCCCAAAGAGAGCTAGACCCAGCCCCGGCTGCCCCCTGCCTGAACATGAAGACCCTGAAGAGAGGCTGAACAGGCACGATCAGCACATCACTGCCGTCTTGACTAAGATTATT GAACGAGATACAAGTTCAGTGGCAGTGAATCTGCCTGTGCCCAGTGGTGTTGCTTTCCCTCCTGTGTTCCATCGCTCACAGGAGAGACAG GGGAAGTCTGCAACGTCTGGTAAGAGAAGCATCTTTGCCCAAGAAATTGCAGCAAAGAAAGCATCTGAAGCCAGAGTCCCACCAGTTAGAGAAGTTGTGTCTACCCTGGATCCACCAGAGG GGACTGCGTCCTGTGAGGCACTCACACCTCGGGAGCAGGGCTGCCAGCTTCCGTGGGGCAGCCGCGGCTTCCAGGGACCCCATCTGGTCACAGGGAGGGGGCTCGGGAGCCAGgatgctgagcaggaagcccagacCATCCATGAAGAGAACATAGCAAAACTGCAAGCCATGGCGCCTGAGGAGATCCTGCGGGAGCAGCAGCGGTTGCTGGCTCAGCTCG ATCCCAACGTGGTCGCCTTCTTGAGGTCTCACAACCGCACCCATGAGCAAGCAGCAGAGAAGGCCACAGAGCAGCAGAGACCAGGAGGACACTCTGCTGAGGTCACTGGAGACAAACCCATTGTGCCAACTTCTGCGAGGGAGCCCAGACAGGAAGATGATCCGGATCCAGGAGCCCCAG CTCTGGCACTGCCTGTGACCCCCCACAAAGAATGGGTGCACATGGACACCGTGGAGCTGGAGAAGCTCCACTGGACCCAGGATCTGCCTCCGCTGCGGAGGCAGCGGACGCAGGAG AGGATGCAGGCCCGATTTAATCTTCAGGGAGAGCTACTGGCCCCTGATGTGGACCTGCCCACCCATCTGGGCCTGCACCACcatggagaagaggcagag AGAGCAGGGTACTCCCTGCAGGAGCTCTTCCACCTGACGCgcagccaggtgtcccagcagAGAGCATTAGCACTGCACGTGTTGGCCCAGGTCATCGGCAGG GCCCAGGCTGGTGAGTTTGGGGACCGGCTAGTGGGCAGTGTCTTGCGCCTCCTTTTGGATGCTGGTTTCCTCTTCCTACTGCGCTTCTCCCTGGATGACAGAGTGGATGGGGTCATCGCAGCTGCCGTCCGGGCTCTTCGGGCTCTGCTGGTGGCTCCTGGAGATGAG GAGCTCCTCGACAGCACCTTCTCCTGGTACCATGGAGCTTTGGTGTTCCCTCTGATGCCCAGCCAGGAAGACAAGGAGGATGATGAGGATGAAGATGAAGAACATCCAGcagagaaagcaaaaaggaagagCCCTGAGGAAGGAAGCCAGCCTCCATCTGACCTGGCTCGACATGACGTCATCAAG GGGCTTCTGGCTACCAACCTGCTGCCTCGGCTGCGCTATGTGCTAGAGGTGACCTGCCCAGCACCTTCTGTGGTCCTTGACATCCTGGCTGTGCTCATCCGTCTGGCCCGGCATTCCCTGGAGTCAGCCACAAgg GTCCTGGAGTGCCCTCGGCTAATAGAGACTGTGGTTCGAGAGTTCCTGCCCACTAGCTGGTCCCTCATGGGGGTGGGGCCTGCCCCCAGTCTACACAAAATGCCCTGTGCCACTGCCATGAAACTACTTCGTGTCCTGGCCTCGGCTGGTAGGAATATTGCTGCCCGGCTG TTGAGCAGCTTTGATCTCCGGAGCCGCCTGTGCCGCTTTATAGCAGAGGCTCCCCAGGAAATGGCCTTGCCCCCAGAGGAAGCCGAGACGCTGAGCACCGAGGCCTTCCGGCTGTGGGCTGTGGCTGCCTCCTATGGCCAGGGAGGTGacttttacag GGAGCTGTACCCAGTGCTGATGCGGGCCCTGCAGGCTGTGCCAGGGGAGCTCAGCACCCAGCCCCCTCGGCCCCTGTCGGTGCAGCGGATAGCCTCCTTGCTCACTCTCCTCGCCCAGCTGACCTTGGCCGCCAGCAGCACCGCCCCTGAGCCCAGCAG TGATGCTGCTGGGGCCGGTGTGTCGGCCACCCCTTCCTCGATCACTTGGACACAGGTGTCCGGGCTCCAGCCTCTTGTGGAGCCCTGTCTAAGACAGACCTTGAAGTTGCTGCCCAGACCTGAGATGTGGCAGGCCCTGAGCCCAGTGCCTACTGCCTGCCTGCTCTTCCTGGATGCATACTACCAGGCCTGGAGCCAGCAG CCAAGCCTGTGCCCAGGGGATTGGCTTCAGGATATGGAGCGCCTGTCGGAGagcctgctgctacccctgctgcGCACACCCACTCTGGGCGGCCTGTGGGATTCTCTTGG GAGCTGCTCCCCTCTCTGCAACCCGCAGTTCTGTGTTCGGGCCCCTGAAGCTCTCCCCAGCCTCGTGTCACTGGGCAGCACAGGAGGCCACCCCTCTCTcagtctggctggctcagcctcACCGTTCCCATTCCtcactgcccttctctctcttttcaacACCTTGGCCCGGATCCACAAGGGGCTATGTGACCAG CTGGCTGCCGTACTGGCTGCCCCAGGACTCCAGAACTACTTCCTCCAGTGTTTGGCTCCTGTGGCCGCCCCACCCCTCACACCCTTGTCTGCGTGGGTCTTGCGCCACGAGTACCACCTGCAATACCTGGCACTCATCCTGGCCCAGAGAGCG GCAACAGTCCAGCCAGATCTGGCCATCAACGCTGCCCTCCATCATAGTATGGTCTTGGCCCTGCTGGGCCGACTGCTTCCTGGAAGTGAGCACCTTGCCCATGAGCTACTGCTGAGCTGTGTATTCCGTCTGGAGTTCCTCCC GGAAAGAGCATCAGGGGGTCCGGAGGCAGCCGACTTCTCTGACCGGCTGTCCTTAGGAAGCGGCAAGGACTCAGGGTGTGGGCGAGGGGCTCTGCTGGCTCAGGCCTGCCAGGACCTCCCCAGCATCCGCAGCTGCTACCTGACCCACTGCTCACTGGCCGGAGCCAGCCTGCTGGCCTCACAGGCCTTGTACCGAGGGGAGCTCCAGCGAGTCCcaggcctgctgctccccgtgcctAAGGAGCCGCTGCTGCCCACCGACTGGCCTTTCCTGCCACTGATCCATCTCTACCACCAGGCCTCAGACACTCCCTCGGGGCTCCCTCCTGCTGACACTGTGGGCACGGCTCTGCGGGCTCTGCAGTGGGTGCTAGTCCTGGAGAGCTGGCGCCCCCAGGCCCTCTGGGCCGTGCCTCCTGCCGCCCGCCTGGCGCGACTCATGTGTGTGTTCCTGGTGGACAGTGAACTGTTCCGGGAGACCCCAGTACAATATCTGGTGGCCGCCCTCCTGGCCCGCCTCTGCCAGCCTAAGGTCCTGCCAGACCTCAAGCTGGATTGCCCACTTCCTGGCCTGGCGTCTTTCCCTGACCTCTATGCCAGCTTCCTGGAGCATTTTGAGGCTGTCTCTTATGGGGACCACCTCTTTGGAGCCCTGGTTCTCCTTCCCCTGCAGCGCCGTTTCAGCGTCACTTTGCGCCTCGCTCTCTTCGGGGAGCATGTGGGAGCCTTGCGAGCTCTGGGCCTGCCTCTGACCCAG TTGCCTGTGTCCTTGGAGTGCTATACAGAGCCTCCTGAAGATAACCTGGCCCTCCTTCAGCTCTACTTCCGGGCCCTGGTTACGGGTGCTCTCTGTCCACGTTGGTGCCCTGTGCTCTATGCTGTGGCCGTGGCCCATGTCAACAGCTTCATCTtctcccaggaccccaagagcTCA GATGAGGTAAAGGCTGCCCGCAGGAGCCTGCTGCAGAAAACTTGGCTGCTGGCAGATGAG GGTCTCCGGCAGCACCTTCTCCACTATAAGCTCCCTGATTCTGCCCTCCCAGAAGGCTTTGAGCTGTATCCCCAGTTGCCCCCTCTGCGTCAGCAGTACCTCCAGAGACTGACCTCAGGCATGCTCCAGAATGGGGTGTCAGAGGCCTAG